The proteins below are encoded in one region of Paenibacillus albus:
- a CDS encoding MFS transporter has protein sequence MFRNRFFQTVLMSNILLQIGIWVRNFSILLYVTDKTNNDPIAVSLISVAEFSPIFLFAFIGGTFADRWRPRRTMIWCDFLSAAAVGVVLLALVYESWAAVYFATFLSATLSQFSAPSSMKLFKRYVPQEQLQSAMGIFQTLMALFMIAGPSIGTIVFQNFGIHVSIAVMGVASLLSALVLIRIPRDEAVTPSADAKQTTVLTEMMAGLRYVWKSRVLRTMCITFLLAGLSGGIGQTMGIFVVTERLGQPKEFLQYVLMISGIGMLIGGAGVAVLSKKMAPVKMLALALAVCTVGTIGVGYSTNVPVTLTLQLFMGMIFPMIHISINTIMLKSSEAAFIGRVSGIMGPMYMGAMVLMMAVAGPLKTVMPLTVIYTISAVFMLAGTISLLPLFKQQPSERPDTSLSA, from the coding sequence GTGTTCCGCAATCGTTTTTTTCAAACGGTATTAATGTCTAATATTTTGCTGCAAATCGGGATATGGGTCCGCAACTTCAGCATCCTGCTGTATGTGACGGATAAGACGAACAATGATCCGATTGCCGTATCGCTCATCTCGGTGGCGGAGTTCTCGCCGATCTTCCTGTTTGCCTTTATCGGCGGCACATTCGCTGACCGCTGGCGCCCGCGCAGAACGATGATTTGGTGCGACTTCTTGTCAGCTGCGGCCGTCGGCGTCGTTCTGCTTGCACTGGTCTACGAATCATGGGCAGCCGTCTATTTTGCCACATTCTTGTCGGCAACGCTCTCCCAATTCTCCGCTCCATCCTCCATGAAGCTGTTCAAAAGGTATGTGCCGCAGGAGCAGCTTCAGAGCGCGATGGGGATATTCCAGACGCTGATGGCGCTGTTCATGATTGCCGGCCCATCCATTGGCACGATCGTATTCCAGAACTTCGGCATACACGTCTCGATTGCCGTTATGGGCGTCGCCAGTTTATTGTCCGCTCTCGTCCTCATTCGCATTCCGCGTGATGAAGCTGTAACGCCTTCAGCCGATGCGAAGCAGACGACAGTGCTCACTGAGATGATGGCAGGCCTTCGCTACGTATGGAAAAGCAGAGTTCTTCGCACGATGTGCATCACGTTCCTGCTTGCCGGATTATCCGGGGGGATCGGCCAAACGATGGGGATCTTCGTCGTAACGGAGAGGCTCGGTCAGCCAAAAGAGTTCTTGCAATATGTGCTCATGATCAGCGGAATCGGCATGCTCATCGGCGGTGCCGGCGTTGCGGTGCTGTCGAAGAAGATGGCTCCAGTCAAAATGCTCGCACTCGCGTTAGCAGTCTGTACAGTCGGCACAATCGGCGTAGGGTATTCCACGAACGTTCCGGTTACGCTCACGCTGCAGCTGTTCATGGGTATGATTTTCCCAATGATTCATATCTCGATTAATACCATTATGCTGAAGTCATCCGAGGCGGCGTTCATTGGGCGCGTCAGCGGTATCATGGGGCCGATGTACATGGGCGCGATGGTGCTGATGATGGCAGTCGCCGGTCCGCTCAAGACCGTAATGCCGCTCACCGTTATCTACACGATCTCCGCTGTATTCATGCTGGCGGGTACAATTTCGCTCCTGCCGCTCTTCAAGCAGCAACCGTCAGAGAGGCCGGACACGAGCCTATCTGCGTAA
- a CDS encoding ABC transporter substrate-binding protein: MCLFFFPYDLNSDGGHAHAYENLFYEKSALSAFALIIASSLVLSGCGAKTASTTASAKGSEDALEVKELRYQGSVGAVLFPELAEDLGYLAPLKLKFIGNTISGPQDIQSVVTGDIDFGGAFNGAIVKLLAAKAPIKSVISYYGVDDQTWTGYYVLDGSPIKSAKDLIGKKIAVNTLGAHHEFVIKEYLHRAGLTKDEIDQVTLVVVPPVTSEQTLRAKQIDVAALGGILRDKAEERGGIHPLFKDKDLFGTFSAGSYVLTNKFIKNNPNATRKFVEATAKAIEWARTTPREEVVARFEQIIEKRGRKEDAGAIKFWKSTGVAGKGGLIADKEFQTWIDWLVKEGNLKEGELQAKDLYTNEFNPYKDEANSK, encoded by the coding sequence ATGTGTCTCTTTTTTTTTCCTTACGACCTAAATTCCGATGGAGGTCATGCTCATGCTTATGAAAACTTATTTTACGAAAAATCGGCTTTATCTGCTTTCGCCCTCATTATCGCTTCATCCCTGGTTCTATCGGGGTGCGGGGCAAAGACGGCGTCGACGACGGCATCGGCGAAAGGCAGTGAGGACGCTCTTGAAGTAAAGGAGCTGCGTTATCAAGGCTCTGTAGGTGCGGTGCTATTCCCTGAGCTGGCCGAGGATCTCGGTTATCTCGCGCCGCTGAAGCTGAAATTTATCGGCAATACGATTAGCGGACCGCAGGATATTCAGTCCGTCGTGACGGGCGATATTGATTTTGGCGGGGCGTTCAACGGTGCAATTGTGAAGCTGCTGGCGGCGAAGGCGCCGATCAAGTCCGTCATCTCCTACTACGGCGTGGACGATCAGACCTGGACGGGATATTACGTGCTTGACGGCAGTCCCATTAAGTCGGCGAAGGACCTGATCGGGAAGAAAATCGCGGTTAATACGCTCGGCGCCCATCATGAATTCGTTATCAAGGAGTACCTGCACCGTGCAGGGCTAACGAAGGATGAGATCGACCAAGTAACACTCGTCGTTGTGCCTCCGGTGACCTCAGAGCAGACGCTTAGAGCGAAGCAGATCGACGTCGCGGCGCTCGGAGGCATCCTTCGGGATAAAGCAGAGGAACGAGGCGGAATTCACCCGCTATTCAAGGATAAAGATCTGTTCGGCACGTTCAGCGCAGGAAGCTATGTCCTGACGAACAAGTTCATCAAGAACAATCCGAATGCAACTCGCAAATTCGTTGAAGCGACGGCCAAAGCCATTGAGTGGGCGCGAACGACGCCAAGGGAAGAGGTAGTAGCGAGGTTCGAGCAGATTATCGAGAAGCGAGGACGCAAGGAGGATGCAGGCGCGATCAAGTTCTGGAAGAGCACAGGCGTGGCGGGCAAGGGCGGACTCATCGCAGATAAGGAGTTTCAGACTTGGATCGACTGGCTCGTGAAGGAAGGCAACCTGAAGGAAGGCGAGCTGCAGGCGAAGGACCTGTACACCAATGAGTTCAACCCTTACAAGGACGAAGCAAATTCGAAATAG
- a CDS encoding ABC transporter ATP-binding protein, with amino-acid sequence MTAKISLQHVRKSFRIQRNLNHLKEELQPVSALQDINLDVRPGEFMVIVGPSGCGKSTLLDLLAGLTKPNSGQILIDGKPITGPNLDRGIVFQQYALFPWKTALANVEFGLEAKGIARKKRGEIARKYIQLVGLAGFEHRYPHELSGGMKQRIAIARSLAYDPEVLLMDEPFAALDAQTRETLQTELLRIWEATKKTIIFITHGIEEAVYLGQRVAVMTSRPGRIKEIIEVPFESRTTEEDLRSNPEFVRIRHQIWDLLKDEVSRAQEQEKNKSLTAASKKTAGKGAGVDG; translated from the coding sequence TTGACGGCGAAAATCAGTCTGCAGCATGTTCGTAAATCTTTTCGCATTCAGCGGAACTTGAACCATCTCAAAGAAGAGTTGCAGCCGGTATCGGCGCTGCAAGATATTAATTTGGACGTGAGACCAGGGGAATTTATGGTCATCGTTGGCCCGAGCGGCTGCGGGAAGTCGACGCTGCTCGATCTGCTGGCAGGACTCACGAAACCAAACAGCGGACAGATTCTCATTGACGGCAAGCCGATCACTGGACCCAATCTCGATCGGGGCATCGTGTTCCAGCAATATGCGCTGTTTCCGTGGAAGACGGCGCTTGCGAACGTAGAGTTCGGCCTCGAAGCGAAGGGAATTGCTCGTAAGAAGCGAGGCGAGATCGCCCGCAAATATATCCAGCTTGTCGGCCTCGCGGGCTTCGAGCACCGTTACCCGCATGAATTGTCCGGCGGCATGAAGCAGCGTATCGCCATTGCGCGCAGTCTCGCATACGATCCCGAAGTTCTCCTCATGGATGAGCCGTTCGCAGCGCTTGATGCACAGACGAGGGAGACGCTGCAAACGGAGCTGCTGCGCATTTGGGAAGCGACGAAGAAGACTATTATTTTCATCACGCACGGAATTGAAGAGGCGGTCTATCTGGGCCAGCGAGTTGCGGTCATGACGTCGAGACCGGGGCGTATTAAAGAAATTATTGAGGTGCCATTCGAGTCCAGAACGACGGAAGAGGATTTGCGGTCGAATCCCGAGTTCGTGCGGATTCGGCATCAAATTTGGGATTTGCTGAAAGACGAGGTATCTCGGGCGCAGGAGCAGGAGAAGAACAAGAGCCTGACCGCGGCAAGCAAGAAAACAGCAGGCAAAGGAGCGGGTGTTGATGGCTAA
- a CDS encoding ABC transporter permease yields the protein MANVSTTTTSTSTRSSGEVIGRYEAGNSASRHLNGSAVLQALRVKAQQWFRNLIVIVAFLALWEIAPRTGLVDNTFFPPLSTVLKAWWQLLLSGDLAEHTEASLSRSLGGFLLALVVSVPIGLAIGWWKPVAAYLNPLLEVMRNTAPLAILPVFILLLGLGETSKISIVFYACFFPLLLNTISGVKNVDPLLIKSAKSMGLSNIALFRKVIIPAAIPTIFIGIRQSGAASILVLVAAEMVGAKSGLGYLIQYTQFSFQIPEMYAGILSISVIGLILNYVILSIERKLTAWRQTYGD from the coding sequence ATGGCTAACGTATCGACAACGACAACTTCAACTTCGACGAGATCCTCCGGAGAGGTAATTGGGCGCTATGAGGCGGGGAATTCGGCGAGCAGACATTTGAATGGTAGCGCGGTGCTCCAAGCGCTGCGAGTGAAGGCGCAGCAATGGTTTCGCAATTTGATCGTCATCGTCGCCTTCCTCGCATTATGGGAGATCGCGCCGCGTACGGGGCTAGTAGACAATACGTTCTTCCCGCCATTATCGACTGTGCTGAAGGCTTGGTGGCAGCTGCTTCTGTCTGGCGATCTAGCTGAGCATACGGAAGCGAGCTTATCCCGCTCGCTCGGCGGCTTCCTGCTAGCGCTTGTTGTCAGCGTCCCAATCGGCCTTGCCATCGGCTGGTGGAAGCCGGTCGCCGCATATCTGAATCCGCTGCTTGAAGTGATGCGCAACACGGCGCCGCTTGCCATCCTGCCCGTATTTATTCTGCTTCTCGGGCTTGGAGAAACATCGAAGATCTCCATTGTCTTCTATGCCTGCTTCTTCCCACTGCTCCTTAACACGATCAGCGGCGTGAAGAACGTCGATCCGCTGCTTATTAAATCAGCCAAGTCGATGGGGCTCTCGAATATAGCGCTGTTCCGCAAAGTAATCATTCCGGCAGCGATTCCTACCATCTTCATCGGAATTCGGCAGTCCGGCGCGGCTTCCATCCTAGTCCTCGTTGCTGCAGAGATGGTCGGGGCCAAATCAGGCCTCGGTTATCTTATCCAATATACGCAGTTTAGCTTTCAAATCCCAGAGATGTATGCAGGCATTCTATCGATCTCCGTCATCGGCCTCATTCTCAACTATGTCATCTTGTCTATTGAGCGGAAATTAACGGCGTGGAGACAGACCTACGGCGACTAA
- a CDS encoding LLM class flavin-dependent oxidoreductase gives MSKHKKQMNLNVFIMNAGHHEAAWRHPGTEPHNITDISYFQRIAQIAEQAKFDSLFLADGLAVSNNIKHGAFVGLEPFTLLSALAAVTKQIGLIGTVSTTYNEPFHVARKFASLDHISKGRAGWNIVTSGSDFEASNFSSDSHLAHHKRYERANEFLRVTTGLWDSWEDDAIVIDRDAGVFAQPDKVRAIHHEGDTFHVRGPLNIPRSPQGYPVLVQAGSSEDGKEFAAQFAEAIFTAQQTLADAQQFYRDVKARAARHGRNPDELKILPGICAVIGATESEAKEKEQQLNELTVPEYGLTQLSNMLGISLFTYPLDGPLPELPNVSDINGNKSRFQLVADLAGREKLTIRQLIHRLAGGRGHRVFAGTAVQVADQLEEWFTQGGSDGFNVMPPYLPAGLEEFAAQVVPELQRRGLFRTEYQGSTLREHFGLSRPVNQFAAAAVISKNSQII, from the coding sequence ATGAGCAAGCACAAGAAGCAAATGAACCTCAACGTATTCATTATGAACGCCGGCCATCACGAAGCGGCATGGAGACATCCCGGAACCGAGCCGCACAACATAACGGACATCTCATATTTTCAGCGCATTGCGCAAATCGCTGAGCAAGCGAAGTTTGACTCGCTCTTCCTGGCGGACGGCCTTGCGGTGAGCAACAACATTAAGCATGGCGCTTTTGTCGGACTTGAGCCGTTCACGCTGCTCTCAGCGCTCGCTGCCGTAACGAAGCAGATCGGCCTGATCGGTACGGTGTCGACGACCTATAACGAGCCCTTCCATGTTGCCCGTAAATTCGCTTCGCTCGACCATATCAGCAAAGGGCGGGCAGGCTGGAATATCGTCACCTCCGGCAGCGACTTCGAAGCCAGCAATTTTAGCAGCGACTCGCACCTTGCGCACCATAAGCGGTATGAGCGGGCGAATGAATTTCTGCGTGTTACAACCGGCTTGTGGGACAGCTGGGAGGACGATGCGATCGTCATCGACCGCGATGCCGGAGTGTTCGCTCAGCCGGATAAGGTGCGGGCGATCCATCATGAGGGCGATACGTTCCACGTGCGCGGCCCGCTGAACATTCCGCGCTCGCCGCAAGGCTATCCCGTGCTCGTCCAGGCAGGCTCGTCGGAGGATGGCAAGGAGTTCGCCGCGCAGTTTGCGGAAGCGATTTTCACGGCACAGCAGACGCTCGCGGATGCGCAGCAGTTCTATCGCGACGTGAAAGCAAGAGCGGCGCGGCATGGCCGCAATCCTGATGAGCTGAAGATTCTGCCAGGCATATGCGCGGTCATCGGCGCGACAGAGTCCGAAGCGAAGGAGAAAGAGCAGCAGCTGAACGAGCTGACGGTGCCCGAGTACGGATTGACCCAGCTATCCAACATGCTTGGCATCAGCCTGTTCACGTACCCGCTGGATGGACCGCTCCCTGAGCTGCCGAATGTCAGTGACATTAACGGCAACAAGAGCAGATTCCAGCTCGTGGCGGATCTTGCGGGTCGCGAGAAGCTCACGATTCGCCAGCTCATTCACCGCCTCGCAGGTGGCCGCGGTCATCGCGTATTCGCGGGTACGGCGGTGCAGGTTGCAGATCAGCTAGAGGAATGGTTCACGCAGGGAGGCAGCGACGGCTTCAATGTAATGCCGCCGTACTTGCCTGCAGGGCTAGAGGAGTTTGCAGCGCAGGTCGTGCCTGAGCTTCAGCGCAGAGGGTTGTTCCGCACAGAGTATCAGGGCAGCACGCTTCGGGAGCATTTTGGACTTAGCCGTCCGGTTAATCAGTTTGCAGCAGCTGCTGTGATTTCGAAGAATAGCCAAATCATCTAA
- a CDS encoding TauD/TfdA dioxygenase family protein: MSQVERNETVEAVEVVEANVNFEVRPVAGRIGAEIRGVELSADLNEETVSFIREALLKHKVIFFRGQHQLDDAGQEAFANLLGSPVAHPTVPIKQGTDYVLELNSAHGGRADSWHTDVTFVDAYPQASILRAVVVPEAGGDTVWANTAAAYDHLPAELQKLVDGLWAVHSNEYDYAAYRSREVDEAAQAKHREVFASTVYETEHPLVRVHPETGERTLVLGHFVKRILGLSSADSAQLFSLLQSHITRLENTVRWRWSEGDVIIWDNRATQHYAVNDYGDQHRVVRRVTIDGDVPVSIDGRHSITRKKVPASPLTTVESA; the protein is encoded by the coding sequence ATGAGCCAAGTAGAACGTAATGAAACGGTTGAAGCAGTTGAAGTAGTTGAAGCGAACGTGAATTTCGAGGTGCGCCCGGTAGCAGGGAGAATCGGTGCAGAGATTCGAGGCGTGGAGCTGTCAGCGGATTTAAATGAAGAGACCGTCAGCTTCATTCGGGAAGCGCTGCTGAAGCACAAGGTTATCTTCTTCCGCGGCCAGCATCAGCTGGATGACGCAGGTCAGGAGGCTTTTGCTAATCTGCTCGGCAGCCCCGTAGCGCATCCGACAGTGCCGATCAAGCAAGGCACAGATTACGTGCTTGAACTGAACTCCGCGCATGGCGGTCGCGCCGATTCTTGGCACACGGACGTAACGTTCGTCGATGCGTATCCGCAAGCGTCGATTCTTCGCGCGGTTGTCGTGCCGGAAGCGGGCGGCGACACCGTATGGGCGAACACGGCTGCCGCGTACGACCACTTGCCAGCGGAGCTGCAGAAGCTCGTTGACGGTTTGTGGGCCGTCCACTCGAACGAGTACGATTATGCTGCCTATCGGAGCAGAGAGGTGGATGAAGCGGCGCAAGCGAAGCATCGCGAGGTGTTCGCATCCACGGTGTATGAGACGGAGCATCCGCTTGTTCGCGTCCATCCGGAGACGGGCGAGCGCACCCTTGTTCTTGGTCATTTTGTGAAACGGATTCTCGGCTTGTCCTCTGCGGATTCCGCGCAGCTGTTCTCGCTGCTGCAGAGCCATATTACGAGACTCGAGAACACCGTTCGCTGGCGCTGGTCGGAAGGCGACGTAATTATCTGGGATAATCGGGCGACGCAGCATTACGCTGTGAACGACTATGGCGATCAGCACCGTGTCGTGCGGCGCGTAACGATTGACGGTGATGTGCCAGTCAGCATTGATGGGCGTCACAGTATAACTCGCAAGAAAGTTCCGGCATCGCCGCTGACAACAGTGGAAAGCGCGTAA
- a CDS encoding ROK family transcriptional regulator, whose translation MAIKKTGDLALVKKINTAIVLEAVLRHAPLSRAQISERTGLNKATVSSLVQDLIDRHLVVDIGPGESSGGRKPNMLLFHASAGYAVGIDLGVNYIRGILTDLEGTVIVNRTLPLHTQQQDKVINQLIACIEGLKTTIPTSPYGLVGIGIGVPGIVNDEGAILFAPNLSWSDVPLRKLIEERFGVPVTIDNEANAGAQGEQKYGAGRGIATQIYVSIGIGIGSGIILGKELYKGASGFSGELGHLSIEAGGKPCRCGNLGCWELYASENALLEQAANAGYGDADLDGLLEAAEQGNEEVIALFRSIGEWIGAGIANIVNIFNPDVVIIGNRMRRAEAWISSAVTETVARRALAYHRGQLRLLYAELGDTSAVRGAAHYAIDAFLMKMKDS comes from the coding sequence ATGGCGATTAAGAAAACCGGGGATTTGGCGCTAGTCAAAAAGATTAATACAGCTATCGTGCTGGAGGCCGTGCTTCGTCACGCGCCTCTTTCGCGCGCGCAAATCTCGGAGCGGACCGGACTGAACAAGGCAACGGTGTCGAGTCTGGTTCAAGATCTGATCGACCGTCACCTTGTCGTCGATATCGGTCCGGGCGAATCCAGCGGCGGGCGCAAGCCGAATATGCTGCTGTTTCATGCAAGTGCGGGATACGCCGTCGGCATCGATCTCGGCGTCAACTATATTCGCGGCATTCTCACCGATCTCGAAGGCACCGTCATCGTCAATCGGACACTGCCCTTGCATACTCAGCAGCAGGATAAAGTCATTAACCAACTCATCGCCTGTATCGAGGGGCTCAAGACAACGATACCTACCAGCCCATACGGACTGGTAGGTATCGGAATTGGGGTGCCTGGCATTGTCAACGATGAAGGTGCGATTCTGTTCGCACCGAATCTATCTTGGTCCGATGTGCCGCTGCGCAAGCTAATCGAAGAGCGTTTCGGCGTTCCCGTAACGATCGACAATGAAGCGAACGCAGGCGCGCAAGGGGAGCAGAAGTATGGCGCAGGCCGCGGTATCGCCACACAAATCTATGTCAGTATCGGCATCGGGATCGGAAGCGGCATTATTCTGGGCAAAGAGCTGTACAAAGGGGCTTCCGGCTTCTCCGGCGAGCTCGGCCATCTGTCCATCGAAGCTGGCGGAAAGCCTTGTCGCTGCGGCAACCTCGGCTGCTGGGAGCTGTATGCGTCAGAGAACGCGCTGCTTGAACAAGCTGCCAACGCAGGCTATGGCGACGCCGATTTGGACGGCTTGCTGGAAGCCGCCGAACAAGGCAATGAGGAAGTCATCGCCTTATTTCGGAGCATCGGCGAATGGATCGGCGCAGGCATCGCCAATATCGTTAACATCTTCAATCCGGATGTTGTCATCATCGGCAATCGGATGCGGCGCGCCGAAGCTTGGATCAGCTCGGCGGTCACGGAGACCGTAGCCAGACGCGCACTAGCGTACCACCGCGGACAGCTGCGTCTTCTGTACGCAGAGCTCGGGGACACATCCGCGGTTCGCGGCGCGGCGCATTACGCCATTGACGCGTTTCTGATGAAGATGAAGGACAGTTAG